A window of the Pararge aegeria chromosome 2, ilParAegt1.1, whole genome shotgun sequence genome harbors these coding sequences:
- the LOC120630961 gene encoding uncharacterized protein LOC120630961 → MLKSVIIFSVFLTCCYCLEGNDLSVFEARAKKKKSSIKLLGLILLFVFSKMAIFKAVSVFLMMTFFQKLFSIGGLVFQYFMKMKAEKSKPAPLYGAPPTQNYDTVGYSYGPPEHEPLHQEGYPGKNVAVSLDWLLNKHAN, encoded by the exons atgttAAAGTCGGTGATAATATTTTCAGTGTTTCTGACTTGTTGTTATTGTTTGGAAGGTAATGATCTGTCGGTGTTTGAGGCTAGagcaaaaaagaaaaagagttCTATCAAATTGTTGG GTCTCATCCTGCTATTCGTATTCTCAAAAATGGCAATTTTTAAAGCTGTATCCGTGTTCCTCATGATGACGTTTTTCCAAAAGCTGTTCTCCATCGGTGGCCTAGTGTTCCAGTACTTTATGAAGATGAAAGCTGAGAAGTCGAAGCCGGCGCCTCTCTACGGGGCCCCCCCGACCCAGAACTACGACACTGTGGGATACAGCTACGGTCCACCTGAGCACGAGCCGCTCCATCAGGAGGGTTACCCTGGGAAGAATGTCGCAGTCTCTCTCGACTGGCTTTTGAATAAACatgccaattaa